A stretch of the Metopolophium dirhodum isolate CAU chromosome 8, ASM1992520v1, whole genome shotgun sequence genome encodes the following:
- the LOC132951313 gene encoding uncharacterized protein LOC132951313, whose product MNNPGHSTQRNITNRPENGNWTTQKGKRNLSSSSSTSSTSTSNKTSQPQTKKLSFSTRNRYEPLKVTEPTDSVFDASMIIEDPDTPPRAKPPPPIFMKGINDFPGFCTTLIELIGVDNFNCKATTDRLKIQTANPESYRLLIHYLKEHNAKYHTYQLAEDKPTRILN is encoded by the coding sequence ATGAACAACCCAGGTCACAGCACCCAACGCAACATCACTAACCGCCCTGAAAATGGAAACTGGACTACTCAGAAAGGTAAAAGAAACCTTTCAAGTTCATCATCTACCTCTTCCACCTCCACTTCTAATAAAACTTCTCAGCCACAAACCAAAAAACTCTCTTTCTCAACGCGAAATCGCTACGAACCACTTAAGGTCACCGAACCTACAGACTCGGTTTTTGACGCAAGCATGATAATTGAAGATCCCGACACCCCACCCCGTGCCAAACCACCTCCCCCGATCTTTATGAAAGGAATAAATGACTTTCCTGGCTTCTGCACAACTTTAATTGAGTTGATAGGAGTTGATAACTTCAATTGCAAAGCCACCACAGACCGCTTAAAAATACAGACCGCCAATCCCGAATCTTATAGACttctaatacattatttaaaagaaCATAACGCTAAATACCACACATACCAACTCGCCGAGGACAAACCCACGAGGATCTTGAACTAA
- the LOC132950615 gene encoding TRAF-type zinc finger domain-containing protein 1-like isoform X1, translated as MNPNENEEDTKYCFNCRRNIPLINHVMHTAYCHRNLKLCMKCDEPFLTSDYEEHQKTMHSVILCDACSEKLEAMDLESHKLNDCRHRMQTCNYCQIDVEACLLPAHTDMCSSRTERCNSCGQFIMLKFLDVHQETHERKELLNVVAKSVIDDSPSSLAAYPPLIKKVPNIAVTARPTTKTTSMPTLRLHESTMTNHRVMPPVKRNNDQPQINTHSSNDNTHKDPKKNMPIVDTPSDIDDDDDDEFPVLGAYSIPNNHSANINNHLTNEYNNFSDTLESVKLPCEFCLEMIDSENLVLHETGCRPDLATFHNVLQTNNKNTNSENNIFPIPPHDLDTSSSSGDSELNLNTLSLSSEDEDDSEKINVEKLPCEFCEKLVSIKKFLNHQWRCEKLHLDLPVINNFDKDVYPQPIINTNTKFPKSVNLLETQRNLFKTTSAPANLSGRTLTLRNSEANAQSPASSTYDAQTRQILPRVKLNRQNPSRPNIPMDNRYVNNSARNNYVQFISNSRLNHSERASTINNSPAYLNPSSGAIPKQKNMKPSNNRRVINDLSKKKRRDSDSSSD; from the exons ATGAACCCAAACGAAAACGAAGAAGATACCAAATATTGTTTCAACTG ccgAAGAAATATTCCACTCATTAACCATGTAATGCACACTGCATACTGTCACCGTAACCTGAAGCTTTGCATGAAGTGTGATGAACCGTTCCTAACTTCAGATTATGAAGAGCATCAAAAAACCATGCACTCGGTTATTTTATGCGATGCCTGTTCTGAAAAACTAGAAGCAATGGATTTAGAATCACATAAA TTAAACGATTGTCGTCACCGTATGCAAACATGTAACTATTGTCAGATTGATGTAGAAGCTTGCTTGTTACCTGCACACACAGATATGTGCAGTAGTCGTACAGAACGCTGTAACAGTTGTGGACAATTTATCATGCTTAAGTTTTTGGATGTACATCAGGAAACTCATGAACGTAAAGAATTACTTAATG TAGTTGCTAAATCAGTAATAGACGACAGTCCAAGCAGTTTGGCAGCATATCCgccattaataaaaaaagtgcCAAACATTGCAGTAACTGCAAGACCAACAACAAAAACTACTAGCATGCCCACGTTGAGACTACACGAATCAACCATGACCAATCACAGGGTAATGCCACCAGTCAAACGCAACAACGATCAACCTCAAATTAATACTCATAGCAGCAATGATAACACGCACAAAGATCCAAAGAAGAATATGCCTATAGTAGACACGCCAAGcg ATatagatgatgatgatgatgacgaatTTCCTGTACTTGGTGCTTATTCAATTCCTAATAACCATTCTGCAAATATCAATAACCATTTAACAAATGAATACAACAATTTTTCCGATACACTTGAAAGTGTAAAACTACCATGCGAGTTTTGCCTAGAAATGATTGATTCTGAAAATCTTGTTTTGCATGAA ACCGGATGCCGTCCAGATTTAGCAACATTTCATAATGTTttgcaaacaaataataaaaataccaacagcgagaataatatatttccaaTACCACCTCATGACTTAGACACCTCCAGCAGCAGTGGAGACAGTGAGCtcaatttaaatacattgagtTTAAGTTCTGAAGATGAAGATGATAGTGAAAAAATCAATGTTGAGAAATTGCCTTGCGAATTCTGTGAAAAATTAGTATCCATTAAGAAGTTTTTAAACCATCAG TGGAGATGTGAAAAATTACATTTGGATTTACCtgtgataaataattttgataaagaTGTGTATCCGCAACctattataaataccaatacAAAGTTCCCAAAATCGGTAAACTTACTAGAAACTCAGCGTAATCTATTCAAAACAACATCTG CTCCAGCTAATCTATCTGGAAGAACTTTAACATTGAGGAACTCTGAAGCTAATGCTCAATCTCCAGCATCATCAACATATGACGCACAAACGAGACAGATACTGCCACGGGTCAAACTAAATAGACAAAATCCAAGTCGACCAAACATACCTATGGATAATCGTTATGTAAACAACTCTGCTCGGAACAACTATGTACAGTTTATATCCAA ttctAGATTAAATCATTCAGAGCGGGCTTCCACAATTAACAATTCTCCTGCATACCTAAACCCATCTAGTGGTGCTATaccgaaacaaaaaaatatgaagcCAAGCAATAACAGAAGAGTTATAAATGACT TATCTAAGAAGAAACGTAGAGATTCTGATTCATCAAGCGACTGA
- the LOC132950615 gene encoding TRAF-type zinc finger domain-containing protein 1-like isoform X2, with amino-acid sequence MNPNENEEDTKYCFNCRRNIPLINHVMHTAYCHRNLKLCMKCDEPFLTSDYEEHQKTMHSVILCDACSEKLEAMDLESHKLNDCRHRMQTCNYCQIDVEACLLPAHTDMCSSRTERCNSCGQFIMLKFLDVHQETHERKELLNVAKSVIDDSPSSLAAYPPLIKKVPNIAVTARPTTKTTSMPTLRLHESTMTNHRVMPPVKRNNDQPQINTHSSNDNTHKDPKKNMPIVDTPSDIDDDDDDEFPVLGAYSIPNNHSANINNHLTNEYNNFSDTLESVKLPCEFCLEMIDSENLVLHETGCRPDLATFHNVLQTNNKNTNSENNIFPIPPHDLDTSSSSGDSELNLNTLSLSSEDEDDSEKINVEKLPCEFCEKLVSIKKFLNHQWRCEKLHLDLPVINNFDKDVYPQPIINTNTKFPKSVNLLETQRNLFKTTSAPANLSGRTLTLRNSEANAQSPASSTYDAQTRQILPRVKLNRQNPSRPNIPMDNRYVNNSARNNYVQFISNSRLNHSERASTINNSPAYLNPSSGAIPKQKNMKPSNNRRVINDLSKKKRRDSDSSSD; translated from the exons ATGAACCCAAACGAAAACGAAGAAGATACCAAATATTGTTTCAACTG ccgAAGAAATATTCCACTCATTAACCATGTAATGCACACTGCATACTGTCACCGTAACCTGAAGCTTTGCATGAAGTGTGATGAACCGTTCCTAACTTCAGATTATGAAGAGCATCAAAAAACCATGCACTCGGTTATTTTATGCGATGCCTGTTCTGAAAAACTAGAAGCAATGGATTTAGAATCACATAAA TTAAACGATTGTCGTCACCGTATGCAAACATGTAACTATTGTCAGATTGATGTAGAAGCTTGCTTGTTACCTGCACACACAGATATGTGCAGTAGTCGTACAGAACGCTGTAACAGTTGTGGACAATTTATCATGCTTAAGTTTTTGGATGTACATCAGGAAACTCATGAACGTAAAGAATTACTTAATG TTGCTAAATCAGTAATAGACGACAGTCCAAGCAGTTTGGCAGCATATCCgccattaataaaaaaagtgcCAAACATTGCAGTAACTGCAAGACCAACAACAAAAACTACTAGCATGCCCACGTTGAGACTACACGAATCAACCATGACCAATCACAGGGTAATGCCACCAGTCAAACGCAACAACGATCAACCTCAAATTAATACTCATAGCAGCAATGATAACACGCACAAAGATCCAAAGAAGAATATGCCTATAGTAGACACGCCAAGcg ATatagatgatgatgatgatgacgaatTTCCTGTACTTGGTGCTTATTCAATTCCTAATAACCATTCTGCAAATATCAATAACCATTTAACAAATGAATACAACAATTTTTCCGATACACTTGAAAGTGTAAAACTACCATGCGAGTTTTGCCTAGAAATGATTGATTCTGAAAATCTTGTTTTGCATGAA ACCGGATGCCGTCCAGATTTAGCAACATTTCATAATGTTttgcaaacaaataataaaaataccaacagcgagaataatatatttccaaTACCACCTCATGACTTAGACACCTCCAGCAGCAGTGGAGACAGTGAGCtcaatttaaatacattgagtTTAAGTTCTGAAGATGAAGATGATAGTGAAAAAATCAATGTTGAGAAATTGCCTTGCGAATTCTGTGAAAAATTAGTATCCATTAAGAAGTTTTTAAACCATCAG TGGAGATGTGAAAAATTACATTTGGATTTACCtgtgataaataattttgataaagaTGTGTATCCGCAACctattataaataccaatacAAAGTTCCCAAAATCGGTAAACTTACTAGAAACTCAGCGTAATCTATTCAAAACAACATCTG CTCCAGCTAATCTATCTGGAAGAACTTTAACATTGAGGAACTCTGAAGCTAATGCTCAATCTCCAGCATCATCAACATATGACGCACAAACGAGACAGATACTGCCACGGGTCAAACTAAATAGACAAAATCCAAGTCGACCAAACATACCTATGGATAATCGTTATGTAAACAACTCTGCTCGGAACAACTATGTACAGTTTATATCCAA ttctAGATTAAATCATTCAGAGCGGGCTTCCACAATTAACAATTCTCCTGCATACCTAAACCCATCTAGTGGTGCTATaccgaaacaaaaaaatatgaagcCAAGCAATAACAGAAGAGTTATAAATGACT TATCTAAGAAGAAACGTAGAGATTCTGATTCATCAAGCGACTGA
- the LOC132950616 gene encoding uncharacterized protein LOC132950616 — protein sequence MPKTKKKTMKDKKLYTSKKNASKQPKKPVFKFDIHEILKNRQLEGKLMEQTAKFEEEMKVVDKLYQEQLNDIIDFEGNDKLPPVSIHFNPVDCCNYNIPFKEDSDSDSTKLCIQRLQIMLIEGNELEANIHFNHLLRANWSPVFDNVKNILCNWRADLDTVTSDPSLEYQMNDFKNIGRHNFELVTTFISHSILKNNKQFSVDELLTIAKYIVTINFHLCGQMINVLKRLFSTCIETALEEDNDPAIKAFVEELYSKHNEDDLLIMAVDLFLPFEGQIMKKMYTYLTYKLYMSLLGKTDNNNTFPSSIKEWFVQDLVDKNYFKNNPKKVLFSVIQLLEHVVFIFDLYSEEEKLDTMYNFLNAAVKPSGLSDSMKLINVLDQWRLRLFRLYVNRQADGKLVNNGITNE from the exons atgccgaaaacaaagaaaaaaaccatGAAAGATAAAAAACTATACACATCAAAAAAGAATGCATCTAAACAACCTAAAAAACccgtttttaaatttgatatacatgaaattttgaaaaatagacAATTAGAAGGAAAGCTTATGGAACAAACTGCCAAATTTGAAGAAGAGATGAAAGTTGTTGATAAATTGTATCAAGAACAACTAAATGACATTATTGATTTTGAAGGCAATGATAAACTTCCTCCtgtatcaatacattttaatcctGTTGACtgctgtaattataatatacccttTAAAGAAGATTCAGATTCTGATTCAACCAAATTGTGTATTCAACGCTTACAAATTATGCTAATTGAAGGAAATGAACTTGAAGccaatattcattttaaccaTTTGTTGAGAGCAAATTGGTCACCAGTATTTGAt aatgtcaaaaatattttatgcaattgGCGAGCTGATTTGGATACTGTAACTAGTGATCCATCGTTAGAGTATCAAAtgaatgattttaaaaacattggaCGGCACAATTTTGAATTAGTAACAACTTTCATATCTCACAGTATactgaaaaataacaaacaatttagTGTTGACGAACTGCTAACAATAGCCaagtatattgttacaataaactTTCACCTTTGTGGACAAATGATAAATGTGTTAAAAAGATTATTTAGTACTTGTATCGAGACAGCATTAGAAGAAGACAATGATCCCGCTATTAAAGCATTTGTTGAAGAATTGTATTCAAAACATAATGAAGACGATTTATTAATAATGGCGGTTGATTTATTTCTGCCTTTTGAAggacaaataatgaaaaaaatgtatacatatttaacataCAAACTATACATGTCACTTTTAGGAAAGactgacaataataatacatttcccTCTAGCATCAAAGAatg GTTTGTACAAGATTTGgtggataaaaattatttcaaaaacaatcCAAAGAAAGTATTGTTCAGTGTTATTCAGTTGTTGGAACATGTCGTGTTCATATTTGATTTATACAGTGAAGAAGAAAAACTGGATACCATGTATAACTTTTTGAATGCTGCGGTCAAACCAAGTGGATTGTCAGATTCCATGAAACTCATTAATGTATTAGATCAGTGGAGGTTGCGATTATTCCGTTTATATGTCAACCGTCAAGCTGATGGTAAACTTGTAAATAATGGCATTACTAAtgaataa
- the LOC132951314 gene encoding uncharacterized protein LOC132951314, translating into MTKFNDLLTAAARRALDSASDNLSVAPKNVYPELVKPLLPSVSNTDVPSTSNNCIVFERTEVKSSYVYELNTEEDMDISLISVGQGSQKSENIHKQELAGCNNSANDEDDIASLLPVDSSSTSPSINIESTSDTFSVKKPCMNSKHEISLMDASRIHTSDTPRRRFLKREIQALKGELAIKDMKLKTVRQTVRRQKKKIASIKTIITKLQNENLINEDVGFTLLESFGNKQDLIINWAKKNMGNGIEDSLLGTNLLKVKGNQYI; encoded by the exons ATGACGAAGTTTAATGATCTTCTGACAGCCGCTGCACGTAGAGCTTTAGACAGCGCTTCAGATAATCTGAGTGTTGCA cCTAAAAATGTTTATCCAGAATTAGTAAAACCTCTCCTGCCAAGTGTTTCAAACACTGATGTGCCTAGTACAAGTAACAACTGTATTGTGTTTGAAAGGACTGAAGTTAAG tcatcTTATGTGTATGAATTAAATACAGAAGAAGACATGGATATTTCATTGATATCTGTTGGTCAAGGCTCacaaaaaagtgaaaatatacataaacag GAATTGGCTGGTTGTAATAATAGTGCAAATGATGAAGATGATATAGCATCATTGTTGCCAGTTGATTCATCTTCCACTTCACCATCCATAAACATAGAAAGCACTTCTGATACATTCAGTGTTAAAAAACCTTGT atgaaCTCCAAACATGAAATATCACTAATGGATGCCAGCAGGATCCATACATCAGATACTCCACGTCGTCGCTTCCTAAAACGAGAAATTCAGGCACTAAAGGGTGAACTTGCAATTAAAGATATGAAGCTTAAAACAGTACGACAAACTGTTAGAAGACAGAAAAAGAAAATTGCATCAATAAAAACGATCATCACCAAATTGCAGAATGAAAACCTCATAAATGAAGATGTTGGCTTCACATTGTTGGAATCTTTCGGTAATAAACAAGATTTAATCATTAATTGggctaaaaaaaatatgggtaaTGG catCGAAGACTCCCTTCTTGGCACAAACTTACTTAAAGTGAAAGGTAATCAATACATCTAA
- the LOC132950869 gene encoding uncharacterized protein LOC132950869 encodes MPPSTSIKGFDPETWALVLYQMHKADVSRKDDIIIMVAAHIERGNTVSKMNKNSLPSFASTIERLIAVYNLVDKDGSNPMALTLSRVAECFPKLACSYCMSGAKNLTVSIDEMHSVCKGYPKYMMCQAFTALIPKEEEYTQTLLKAHALFLYHFSLKITSYSMKKKSIEKTVQDAWKYMKIVHKRSYMKDCQKKDVLAEVKILGINGLQDSVIKAAEIFDKKYQKYLKNDHNSE; translated from the coding sequence ATGCCACCAAGTACAAGTATCAAAGGATTTGATCCAGAAACATGGGCTTTAGTATTGTATCAAATGCATAAAGCTGACGTTAGCAGGAAAgacgacattattattatggtcgcaGCGCATATTGAAAGAGGGAACActgtttcaaaaatgaataaaaattctttaccTTCTTTCGCTAGTACTATAGAACGATTGATCGCAGTTTATAACTTGGTTGATAAAGATGGATCAAATCCAATGGCTCTTACTTTATCTAGAGTGGCAGAGTGTTTTCCCAAATTAGCATGTTCTTATTGTATGTCAGGAGCAAAGAACTTAACAGTTTCAATTGATGAAATGCATTCTGTTTGTAAGGGGTATCCAAAATATATGATGTGTCAAGCTTTTACTGCGTTAATACCAAAAGAAGAAGAATATACACAGACATTATTAAAAGCCCATGCGCTATTCTTATaccatttttctttaaaaattacaagCTACTCAATGAAAAAGAAATCAATTGAGAAAACGGTTCAAGATGCGtggaaatatatgaaaatagtgCATAAACGCTCATATATGAAGGACTGTCAGAAAAAAGATGTTTTAGCAGAAGTAAAGATATTGGGAATAAATGGATTACAAGATAGTGTAATTAAAGCAGCTGAAATCTTTGACAAAAAGTAtcaaaaatatctcaaaaacgACCACAATTCAGAATAA